One genomic region from Osmerus mordax isolate fOsmMor3 chromosome 4, fOsmMor3.pri, whole genome shotgun sequence encodes:
- the ppp1r3ab gene encoding uncharacterized protein ppp1r3ab has translation MWTVTRLHLSGHSMLNVSCQKHRLCGSPSLNRRESPMEPAAGETPTGAGDLLGVPGSWDGDDDEDEEEVGGIKPKSSPCPRRKTSVSSEDSELELPPSRSRRVSFADVLGLSLVSVKEFDAWDIPRLPGCGDPLEGDGKEVEEYDLSTLFTLPLPSQELALRVRQQKLELESVELLPGTSVLRGVIRVLNLSFDKMLYVRTSLDAWASHFDLLAEYVPGSGDGVTDCFSFKLTLVPASGSQGARVDFCLRYETPIGTFWANNSDRNYVLFCHQKVKETKEKLQSDAQKKSCLKAISQIFTTEEHFSSTNAEHTGVPQHEDNKPVPNIDSLGATEEEKEKLMVESRQNCTRRNRRKEARMARVRDYFSQRDDFTSENKNKPVDPSQPLTEHNTLTVKSLPSGPETQPQPLKHNTSNRLQIQSDSMATSDKTGRPSTNEAAGSQDFVSAVGPITSDLGGSEVTIISNNLSALTDEHAPSCQTDNMSYEMVESILMQMENTVVEERGESDDPGVGFPDDVVSSAVPVSQTSGVTFGTVLAPLYHQVFCQVESDRQNVTNKRNQTSLSRGRLHDGKSATGISQRYASTHEIDYGFNLTSDSGGTHVEQSGNQREPLKSDARWLVLGLSGQSKPVSDEADRCVPRTGPDVLAPTAPIPEAPQGPSEADHFPHQAKRNSSSQIPPEDCISLDSEKGSDKEEDGFQSNDWCGKTILPTEGEGGGNIRDTKDVIEYDSKSEEGDKLAVTFTEKDVGFVEDHDGSSKDPHFDERQKCDNQNVDEKDWEKIVEEEEDMWLDEDGEESKIDQEEREEDSDERVDKVLEELVEKEKMVEQEQIIVEEKEQEEMYVDECRIEEIEEREVELDEKGVEMDESGVEIEVEGSKDEIKEEDDDELQLEEEEMVEDEEEIVNKEDGEEIIIGRETDEVEIGERDEYTDGEQDQIGSKAQIEAADHLLTAEHRNSTFESGSEVERVNANKSKNTHVEDSRWERNEENLDIVEDAPYDDCADHDNDQYSVVREEMDSVKGDGPLRAGKPCYEDGDERSISTESLSDDEMDLYLHSLRAAQKQGAALATAGCSKDTPVATSFGKRPSISRSKQLPSPMPSISESVDEEQPNDALEDLLDFETVDEPPVTSLSALFKGEGSAENNLAWWRETFSFHSISKALMYSFLLVVFFVVAYHYDFLACFTLYLFSVLWLCCQGEKQTPRDNTVQERTSPEPVTQKHPSV, from the exons ATGTGGACTGTAACTCGACTCCATCTGTCAGGGCACAGCATGTTGAATGTCAGTTGCCAAAAGCATCGACTCTGTGGTTCCCCTTCACTCAATCGCAGAGAGAGCCCCATGGAGcctgcagcaggagagacaCCCACCGGGGCCGGGGACCTCCTCGGGGTCCCAGGCAGCTGGGACGGAGAcgacgacgaggacgaggaggaggtcgGCGGCATCAAGCCCAAGTCGTCCCCCTGCCCCCGGAGGAAGACGTCCGTGTCGAGCGAAGACTCTGAGCTGGAGCTGCCCCCGTCCAGATCCAGGAGGGTGTCCTTCGCTGACGTCCTGGGGCTCAGCCTGGTGTCGGTGAAGGAGTTTGACGCGTGGGACATCCCCAGGCTGCCCGGCTGCGGGGACCCTCTGGAGGGAGacgggaaggaggtggaggagtatgACCTGTCCACTCTCTTCACGCTGCCGCTGCCGTCCCAGGAGCTGGCACTGAGGGTCAGGCAGCAgaagctggagctggagagCGTTGAGCTGCTCCCAGGGACCTCCGTCCTCAGAGGGGTCATCCGCGTCCTCAACCTCTCCTTTGATAAGATGCTGTATGTCCGCACCAGTCTGGACGCGTGGGCGAGCCACTTTGACCTGCTGGCAGAATACGTGCCGGGGTCTGGCGATGGAGTAACAGACTGTTTCTCTTTCAAGCTCACCCTGGTGCCTGCATCGGGCTCGCAGGGCGCCAGAGTGGACTTTTGTCTCCGCTACGAGACCCCAATAGGCACTTTCTGGGCCAACAACAGTGACAGGAACTATGTCCTGTTCTGTCACCAGAAAGTCAAAGAGACTAAAGAAAAACTGCAAAGTGACGCTCAAAAGAAAAGTTGTCTCAAGGCCATAAG TCAGATATTTACCACTGAGGAACACTTTTCATCAACCAATGCTGAACATACAG GTGTACCCCAGCATGAAGACAACAAGCCCGTGCCGAACATTGACAGCTTGGGAGCAactgaggaagagaaagagaaactgaTG GTGGAGAGCAGACAGAACTGTACTCGAAGGAACCGCCGCAAGGAAGCGAGGATGGCACGCGTTAGGGACTACTTTTCCCAGAGAGACGACTTTACAAGTGAAAACAAGAACAAGCCAGTGGACCCATCTCAGCCTCTGACAGAACACAACACACTTACTGTGAAAAGCCTTCCAAGTGGACCAGAGACACAACCACAGCCACTAAAGCACAACACATCCAACAGACTGCAAATTCAATCCGATTCCATGGCGACGtcggacaagacaggcaggccTTCCACCAATGAGGCTGCGGGATCTCAGGACTTTGTCTCTGCTGTCGGCCCTATCACGTCAGACCTGGGAGGGTCTGAGGTCACTATCATCTCCAACAACTTATCAGCTTTGACAGATGAACATGCTCCCTCCTGCCAAACAGATAACATGTCTTATGAGATGGTGGAAAGTATCTTGATGCAGATGGAGAATACTGTGGTGGAGGAAAGAGGTGAATCAGATGACCCAGGTGTAGGGTTTCCTGATGATGTTGTTAGTTCTGCAGTCCCAGTCAGTCAGACCAGTGGCGTCACATTTGGAACGGTTCTGGCTCCACTTTACCACCAGGTGTTTTGTCAAGTAGAAAGTGACCGTCAGAATGTAACCAATAAAAGGAATCAAACAAGTCTATCAAGGGGAAGGTTGCATGATGGAAAATCCGCTACAGGCATTTCCCAGAGATATGCCTCCACACATGAAATAGACTACGGTTTCAACTTGACATCAGATTCTGGTGGAACTCATGTAGAACAGTCAGGGAATCAGAGAGAACCGCTTAAATCAGATGCTcgttggttagtacttggactGAGTGGGCAGTCTAAACCTGTCTCTGATGAGGCAGACAGATGTGTTCCCAGGACTGGTCCAGACGTGCTGGCTCCCACAGCACCAATCCCCGAGGCCCCACAAGGCCCATCTGAAGCAGACCACTTCCCTCACCAGGCCAAGAGGAATTCCTCGTCTCAAATCCCACCCGAG GATTGCATATCGCTGGATAGTGAGAAAGGATCTGACAAAGAGGAGGACGGCTTTCAGTCAAACGACTGGTGTGGTAAAACAATCCTACCAACAGAAGGCGAGGGTGGTGGAAATATTCGGGATACGAAGGATGTCATAGAATATGACTCAAAGTCTGAAGAGGGAGATAAATTAGCTGTGACATTCACTGAGAAGGATGTTGGCTTTGTAGAAGATCATGATGGATCCTCAAAAGATCCACATTTTGATGAGAGACAGAAGTGTGACAACCAAAACGTTGATGAAAAAGACTGGGAGAAGATtgtagaggaagaagaggatatGTGGCTAGATGAAGATGGAGAGGAAAGCAAGATTgatcaagaagagagagaggaggatagtgATGAGAGGGTTGATAAGGTTttggaagagctggtggagaaggagaagatggTAGAACAAGAACAAATTATAGTTgaagagaaggagcaggaggagatgtATGTAGACGAGTGTAGGATTGAAgaaatagaggagagggaggtggagttggatgagaagggggtggagatggaTGAGAGCGGGGTGGAGATTGAGGTGGAAGGCTCGAAAGATGAGATCAAggaagaagatgatgatgagctacagttggaggaagaggagatggtggaggatgaAGAAGAAATTGTAAATAAGGAAGATGGAGAAGAGATTATtattggtagagagacagatgaggtcGAGATAGGAGAGCGGGATGAATACACTGACGGAGAGCAGGACCAGATAGGGAGTAAGGCACAAATTGAAGCTGCAGATCATTTACTAACAGCAGAACATAGAAACAGCACATTTGAGAGTGGTAGTGAGGTCGAGAGAGTCAACGCAAACAAGTCTAAGAACACACATGTAGAGGACAGCAGATGGGAAAGGAATGAAGAAAATCTCGATATTGTGGAAGATGCTCCTTACGATGACTGTGCAGACCATGACAACGACCAGTACAGTGTGGTAAGAGAAGAGATGGACTCTGTCAAAGGAGACGGACCGCTCCGAGCAGGTAAACCTTGCTACGAGGACGGGGATGAGCGCAGTATTTCCACTGAATCTTTATCAGACGACGAGATGGATTTGTACCTGCACAGCCTGAGGGCCGCACAGAAGCAGGGCGCTGCTCTGGCAACGGCAGGCTGCAGTAAGGACACACCTGTAGCTACGAGCTTTGGAAAAAGACCTTCAATAAGCAGAAGTAAACAACTGCCTTCCCCCATGCCGTCAATCAGCGAGTCTGTGGACGAGGAGCAACCCAATGACGCTCTTGAGGATCTGCTGGACTTTGAAACGGTGGATGAGCCGCCCGTTACTTCACTGTCTGCACTATTCAAAGGAGAGGGCAGTGCAGAGAACAATCTAGCATGGTGGAGGGAAACTTTCTCCTTTCACAGCATCTCCAAAGCGCTGATGTACTCCTTCCTGTTAGTGGTGTTCTTTGTTGTGGCGTATCATTATGACTTCCTGGCCTGTTTCACTCTCTACTTGTTCTCTGTACTCTGGCTGTGCTGCCAGGGAGAGAAACAAACTCCGAGAGACAACACAGTTCAGGAACGTACAAGCCCTGAGCCTGTTACCCAGAAACATCCATCAGTGTAG